The Fundulus heteroclitus isolate FHET01 chromosome 13, MU-UCD_Fhet_4.1, whole genome shotgun sequence genome contains a region encoding:
- the cgnb gene encoding cingulin isoform X1, whose product MGTPSADRKAQLDYGVQIRFIKDLHDTGGLQPEKSRGNNATPPSNKYGVAVRVQGISGQPYVVLKDGEKGDSYGVQLSNPTSGPTSPYNTIPKRKKEPADFPNSFSPVVNPSRSPVSPAEEEDGEIFGSPLRRPPGDGQAGTQGEEEGRAGRERRAERPKDEPQPKATIGKTDRNMNGTEDEEYNEAGLKPVKAKSAGPKGFNRTASGFTGSLGRKPGKDSSPKHFPDPPPVIGGEPAQAIDTNSLAPINKLISKFNNSAPGGAPQARGRTGARQRLQFDERRRSRSLDARKDAEPPAFPASPSSPALNPYAAPVSAASSSTPSAPAAAVKVTASNAPKASFKSPEKSAAKDGHPTIAKKPETLPRSLSQNAEVFKREEAPVKDSVYNVLRNGPSETEGSFKRKASFAYETPNRLQQGGSDESVKKEKLEELQRQLERYKKELEQAQDELAAEQMAKEVAESRLRLQEDQLAQLQEELRRDSENVPQSDSFQSDVMNLQAQLAEATMLYQRQEEVLHQRERELTALKGALKEEVECHDREMEALREQFSQDMKNLRRNMEEFTQSQELIEEEREKVNASLLALEEELESSRDQGEQWRTELEATMQELHNTREENQEQSGNQTLKQSRLEKEKAEDSLLSVKKESPASDDTSSLKEELQRCHDELKRTRTDLERQRGETKEKTEALEALKKASGEKEAELLSEISKLKEQFQRDKAELEKALERAKESSSPSAGKTVVDGGANQELQQENARLKERLARMQTRLQSSVPRSSDAEEELEALEDENRSLKSQLEEAKRGATRLTKERDDLTRRLEERDLEREALKRGKSDLEEQKRLLDRALEKINKEMELMMEDSRQSVTTLQTQLDEFRERSRKDLLEAQRNNKDRMAELQRAQSNLKVQQEEVSRLKKELLTCSEERDSAQLERDLLNNRLKHLENELESERNSHSDRSREVRGLEDKIKTLEIELDEEKSGVELLNDRISRSRDQVDQLRSELMQERSERHDLEMDKSALERQLKELKSRLADMEGQTRPTAGITLLENKIQELEERLRSEEREKTSIQASQRRTERKLKELNATLDQERSQHIEQKDQLTLRVKALKRQLDESEGEVERLEGVRRKVLRDLEEQQELQEALQAKVSALENDVKRKSQQTHRTALSTAAFSSDEEDGFYDGGKIPPS is encoded by the exons ATGGGAACTCCTTCCGCGGACAGGAAGGCGCAGTTGGATTACGGTGTCCAGATCCGCTTCATCAAAGACCTCCACGACACGGGCGGACTTCAACCTGAAAAGTCGAGGGGAAACAACGCGACGCCTCCGTCCAACAAGTACGGAGTGGCCGTGAGGGTTCAGGGCATCTCTGGCCAGCCGTATGTGGTTTTAAAGGATGGGGAGAAAGGCGACTCGTACGGCGTTCAGCTGTCCAATCCCACTTCAGGGCCCACGTCTCCGTACAACACTATCCCGAAGCGTAAAAAAGAGCCGGCAGATTTCCCAAACTCCTTCAGCCCCGTCGTGAATCCTTCCCGCTCCCCTGTCTCtccagcagaggaggaggacgggGAGATTTTTGGGAGCCCCCTTAGAAGACCTCCAGGGGATGGTCAAGCAGGAACTCAAGGGGAGGAGGAAGGCAGGGCTGGTAGGGAACGTCGGGCGGAGAGGCCGAAAGATGAACCCCAACCCAAAGCTACAATCGGCAAAACCGATAGGAACATGAATGGAACTGAGGATGAGGAGTATAACGAAGCAGGACTGAAGCCCGTGAAGGCAAAATCTGCGGGACCTAAAGGGTTTAACCGTACCGCTTCTGGATTTACCGGTTCTTTGGGGAGGAAACCTGGCAAAGACTCGTCCCCAAAGCATTTCCCGGATCCTCCACCAGTGATCGGCGGCGAGCCCGCCCAGGCAATCGACACCAACTCCCTGGCGCCCATCAACAAGCTCATCAGCAAGTTCAACAACAGCGCTCCAGGCGGCGCCCCGCAGGCCAGAGGCCGCACCGGCGCCAGGCAGCGGCTCCAGTTCGATGAACGCAGGAGGTCGAGGAGCCTCGACGCCCGGAAAGATGCAGAGCCGCCTGCGTTCCCCGCCTCTCCTTCGTCGCCCGCTCTGAACCCTTACGCTGCTCCCGTATCCGCCGCCTCCAGCTCGACGCCGTCTGCTCCAGCAGCCGCTGTCAAGGTGACGGCATCCAACGCCCCCAAGGCAAGCTTCAAGTCACCAGAGAAGTCTGCCGCTAAAGACGGCCATCCAACTATTGCAAAAAAGCCT GAGACCCTTCCCAGAAGCCTGAGTCAAAACGCAGAGGTTTTCAAAAGAGAAGAGGCTCCGGTCAAAGACTCTGTTTACAACGTCCTCAGAAATGG CCCCAGTGAGACCGAGGGATCCTTCAAAAGAAAAGCCAGCTTCGCCTATGAGACTCCTAACAGATTACAG CAAGGAGGATCCGATGAAAGCGTCAAAAAGGAGAAACTTGAGGAGCTTCAGAGGCAACTCGAACGTTACAAGAAGGAACTGGAGCAGGCGCAGGATGA ACTCGCTGCAGAGCAAATGGCCAAGGAGGTGGCAGAGTCCCGTCTCCGCCTTCAGGAGGATCAACTGGCTCAGCTTCAGGAAGAGCTGAGGAGGGATTCGGAGAACGTACCCCAGTCTGACTCCTTCCAGTCG GATGTGATGAACCTGCAGGCCCAGCTGGCTGAAGCCACCATGTTATACCAGCGCCAAGAGGAGGTGCTCCACCAGCGAGAGCGTGAGCTCACTGCCCTGAAGGGGGCGCTGAAGGAGGAGGTGGAGTGCCATGATCGAGAAATGGAGGCTTTGAGGGAACAGTTCAGCCAGGACATGAAGAACCTTAGGAGGAACATGGAGGAGTTCACACAG TCGCAGGAGCTGATCGAGGAGGAGCGCGAGAAGGTGAACGCCTCCCTGTTGGCgctggaggaggagctggagagcagcagagatcagGGGGAGCAGTGGAGGACGGAGCTGGAGGCGACCATGCAGGAGCTGCACAACACCAGAGAGGA GAACCAAGAACAGTCTGGCAACCAAAC ACTGAAACAGTCTCGTTTGGAGAAGGAAAAGGCAGAGGATTCGTTGCTTTCCGTGAAGAAAGAGTCGCCTGCATCTGATGATACCAGTTCTTTAAAAGAG GAGCTTCAGCGTTGCCATGACGAGCTGAAGCGAACCCGCACCGATCTGGAGAGACAAAGGGGCGAGACCAAGGAGAAAACCGAGGCACTTGAAGCCCTGAAGAAGGCGAGCGGGGAGAAGGAGGCCGAGCTCCTGTCGGAGATTAGCAAGCTGAAGGAGCAGTTTCAGAGAGACAAGGCCGAGCTGGAAAAGGCCCTCGAGAGGGCAAAGGAG TCGTCCAGTCCATCTGCGGGAAAGACTGTGGTGGACGGCGGCGCCaaccaggagctgcagcaggaaaaCGCTCGCCTCAAAGAGAGGCTGGCCCGCATG CAAACAAGGCTTCAGTCCAGTGTGCCGCGCAGCTCGGACGCTGAGGAGGAGCTGGAAGCTCTGGAAGACGAGAACCGCTCCCTGAAGTCTCAGCTGGAGGAGGCCAAGAGAGGCGCCACCCGCCTGACCAAAGAGCGGGACGACCTCACCCGGCGGCTGGAGGAGAGAGACCTGGAGAGGGAGGCGCTGAAACGGGGCAAAAGCGACCTGGAGGAGCAGAAACGGCTGCTGGACCGGGCTCTCGAAAAAATTAACAAGGAg ATGGAGTTAATGATGGAAGACTCTCGTCAGTCCGTGACCACCCTGCAGACTCAGCTGGATGAATTCAGGGAGCGATCAAGGAAAGACCTGCTGGAGGCGCAGCGCAACAACAAGGACAGAATGGCCGAGCTTCAAAGGGCTCAGAGTAACCTGAAGGTCCAGCAGGAGGAG GTTTCCCGTCTTAAGAAGGAGCTGCTGACGTGCAGCGAGGAGCGAGACAGCGCTCAGCTGGAGCGTGATCTCCTGAACAACCGGCTGAAACACTTGGAGAACGAGCTGGAATCCGAGAGGAACTCCCACTCGGACCGCAGCCGGGAGGTTCGGGGCCTGGAG GATAAAATCAAGACGCTCGAGATCGAGTTGGACGAGGAGAAGAGCGGCGTGGAGCTGCTGAATGATCGCATATCCAGAAGCAGAGATCAG GTGGACCAGCTTCGCTCGGAGCTGATGCAGGAGCGCTCCGAGAGACATGACCTGGAAATGGACAAGAGCGCTCTGGAGAGACAG TTGAAGGAGCTGAAGTCCCGCCTGGCTGACATGGAGGGACAGACCCGACCCACAGCTGGAATCACCCTGCTGGAAAACAAGAtccaggagctggaggagagaCTCCGCAGCGAAGAAAG GGAGAAGACGAGTATCCAGGCGTCCCAGAGACGAACCGAGAGAAAACTGAAGGAGCTAAACGCCACATTAGACCAGGAGAGGAGCCAGCATATTGAGCAGAAGGATCAG CTGACCCTCCGCGTTAAGGCCCTGAAGCGGCAGCTGGACGAGAGCGAAGGGGAGGTGGAGCGCTTGGAGGGAGTCCGCCGCAAGGTCCTCAGAgacctggaggagcagcaggagctccAGGAGGCCCTGCAGGCCAAAGTCTCAGCGCTGGAGAATGACGTGAA GCGCAAGTCGCAGCAAACTCATCGCACCGCTCTGAGCACGGCCGCGTTCAGCTCCGATGAGGAGGACGGCTTCTACGACGGCGGGAAAATCCCTCCATCCTGA
- the cgnb gene encoding cingulin isoform X2, translating into MGTPSADRKAQLDYGVQIRFIKDLHDTGGLQPEKSRGNNATPPSNKYGVAVRVQGISGQPYVVLKDGEKGDSYGVQLSNPTSGPTSPYNTIPKRKKEPADFPNSFSPVVNPSRSPVSPAEEEDGEIFGSPLRRPPGDGQAGTQGEEEGRAGRERRAERPKDEPQPKATIGKTDRNMNGTEDEEYNEAGLKPVKAKSAGPKGFNRTASGFTGSLGRKPGKDSSPKHFPDPPPVIGGEPAQAIDTNSLAPINKLISKFNNSAPGGAPQARGRTGARQRLQFDERRRSRSLDARKDAEPPAFPASPSSPALNPYAAPVSAASSSTPSAPAAAVKVTASNAPKASFKSPEKSAAKDGHPTIAKKPETLPRSLSQNAEVFKREEAPVKDSVYNVLRNGPSETEGSFKRKASFAYETPNRLQQGGSDESVKKEKLEELQRQLERYKKELEQAQDELAAEQMAKEVAESRLRLQEDQLAQLQEELRRDSENVPQSDSFQSDVMNLQAQLAEATMLYQRQEEVLHQRERELTALKGALKEEVECHDREMEALREQFSQDMKNLRRNMEEFTQSQELIEEEREKVNASLLALEEELESSRDQGEQWRTELEATMQELHNTREELKQSRLEKEKAEDSLLSVKKESPASDDTSSLKEELQRCHDELKRTRTDLERQRGETKEKTEALEALKKASGEKEAELLSEISKLKEQFQRDKAELEKALERAKESSSPSAGKTVVDGGANQELQQENARLKERLARMQTRLQSSVPRSSDAEEELEALEDENRSLKSQLEEAKRGATRLTKERDDLTRRLEERDLEREALKRGKSDLEEQKRLLDRALEKINKEMELMMEDSRQSVTTLQTQLDEFRERSRKDLLEAQRNNKDRMAELQRAQSNLKVQQEEVSRLKKELLTCSEERDSAQLERDLLNNRLKHLENELESERNSHSDRSREVRGLEDKIKTLEIELDEEKSGVELLNDRISRSRDQVDQLRSELMQERSERHDLEMDKSALERQLKELKSRLADMEGQTRPTAGITLLENKIQELEERLRSEEREKTSIQASQRRTERKLKELNATLDQERSQHIEQKDQLTLRVKALKRQLDESEGEVERLEGVRRKVLRDLEEQQELQEALQAKVSALENDVKRKSQQTHRTALSTAAFSSDEEDGFYDGGKIPPS; encoded by the exons ATGGGAACTCCTTCCGCGGACAGGAAGGCGCAGTTGGATTACGGTGTCCAGATCCGCTTCATCAAAGACCTCCACGACACGGGCGGACTTCAACCTGAAAAGTCGAGGGGAAACAACGCGACGCCTCCGTCCAACAAGTACGGAGTGGCCGTGAGGGTTCAGGGCATCTCTGGCCAGCCGTATGTGGTTTTAAAGGATGGGGAGAAAGGCGACTCGTACGGCGTTCAGCTGTCCAATCCCACTTCAGGGCCCACGTCTCCGTACAACACTATCCCGAAGCGTAAAAAAGAGCCGGCAGATTTCCCAAACTCCTTCAGCCCCGTCGTGAATCCTTCCCGCTCCCCTGTCTCtccagcagaggaggaggacgggGAGATTTTTGGGAGCCCCCTTAGAAGACCTCCAGGGGATGGTCAAGCAGGAACTCAAGGGGAGGAGGAAGGCAGGGCTGGTAGGGAACGTCGGGCGGAGAGGCCGAAAGATGAACCCCAACCCAAAGCTACAATCGGCAAAACCGATAGGAACATGAATGGAACTGAGGATGAGGAGTATAACGAAGCAGGACTGAAGCCCGTGAAGGCAAAATCTGCGGGACCTAAAGGGTTTAACCGTACCGCTTCTGGATTTACCGGTTCTTTGGGGAGGAAACCTGGCAAAGACTCGTCCCCAAAGCATTTCCCGGATCCTCCACCAGTGATCGGCGGCGAGCCCGCCCAGGCAATCGACACCAACTCCCTGGCGCCCATCAACAAGCTCATCAGCAAGTTCAACAACAGCGCTCCAGGCGGCGCCCCGCAGGCCAGAGGCCGCACCGGCGCCAGGCAGCGGCTCCAGTTCGATGAACGCAGGAGGTCGAGGAGCCTCGACGCCCGGAAAGATGCAGAGCCGCCTGCGTTCCCCGCCTCTCCTTCGTCGCCCGCTCTGAACCCTTACGCTGCTCCCGTATCCGCCGCCTCCAGCTCGACGCCGTCTGCTCCAGCAGCCGCTGTCAAGGTGACGGCATCCAACGCCCCCAAGGCAAGCTTCAAGTCACCAGAGAAGTCTGCCGCTAAAGACGGCCATCCAACTATTGCAAAAAAGCCT GAGACCCTTCCCAGAAGCCTGAGTCAAAACGCAGAGGTTTTCAAAAGAGAAGAGGCTCCGGTCAAAGACTCTGTTTACAACGTCCTCAGAAATGG CCCCAGTGAGACCGAGGGATCCTTCAAAAGAAAAGCCAGCTTCGCCTATGAGACTCCTAACAGATTACAG CAAGGAGGATCCGATGAAAGCGTCAAAAAGGAGAAACTTGAGGAGCTTCAGAGGCAACTCGAACGTTACAAGAAGGAACTGGAGCAGGCGCAGGATGA ACTCGCTGCAGAGCAAATGGCCAAGGAGGTGGCAGAGTCCCGTCTCCGCCTTCAGGAGGATCAACTGGCTCAGCTTCAGGAAGAGCTGAGGAGGGATTCGGAGAACGTACCCCAGTCTGACTCCTTCCAGTCG GATGTGATGAACCTGCAGGCCCAGCTGGCTGAAGCCACCATGTTATACCAGCGCCAAGAGGAGGTGCTCCACCAGCGAGAGCGTGAGCTCACTGCCCTGAAGGGGGCGCTGAAGGAGGAGGTGGAGTGCCATGATCGAGAAATGGAGGCTTTGAGGGAACAGTTCAGCCAGGACATGAAGAACCTTAGGAGGAACATGGAGGAGTTCACACAG TCGCAGGAGCTGATCGAGGAGGAGCGCGAGAAGGTGAACGCCTCCCTGTTGGCgctggaggaggagctggagagcagcagagatcagGGGGAGCAGTGGAGGACGGAGCTGGAGGCGACCATGCAGGAGCTGCACAACACCAGAGAGGA ACTGAAACAGTCTCGTTTGGAGAAGGAAAAGGCAGAGGATTCGTTGCTTTCCGTGAAGAAAGAGTCGCCTGCATCTGATGATACCAGTTCTTTAAAAGAG GAGCTTCAGCGTTGCCATGACGAGCTGAAGCGAACCCGCACCGATCTGGAGAGACAAAGGGGCGAGACCAAGGAGAAAACCGAGGCACTTGAAGCCCTGAAGAAGGCGAGCGGGGAGAAGGAGGCCGAGCTCCTGTCGGAGATTAGCAAGCTGAAGGAGCAGTTTCAGAGAGACAAGGCCGAGCTGGAAAAGGCCCTCGAGAGGGCAAAGGAG TCGTCCAGTCCATCTGCGGGAAAGACTGTGGTGGACGGCGGCGCCaaccaggagctgcagcaggaaaaCGCTCGCCTCAAAGAGAGGCTGGCCCGCATG CAAACAAGGCTTCAGTCCAGTGTGCCGCGCAGCTCGGACGCTGAGGAGGAGCTGGAAGCTCTGGAAGACGAGAACCGCTCCCTGAAGTCTCAGCTGGAGGAGGCCAAGAGAGGCGCCACCCGCCTGACCAAAGAGCGGGACGACCTCACCCGGCGGCTGGAGGAGAGAGACCTGGAGAGGGAGGCGCTGAAACGGGGCAAAAGCGACCTGGAGGAGCAGAAACGGCTGCTGGACCGGGCTCTCGAAAAAATTAACAAGGAg ATGGAGTTAATGATGGAAGACTCTCGTCAGTCCGTGACCACCCTGCAGACTCAGCTGGATGAATTCAGGGAGCGATCAAGGAAAGACCTGCTGGAGGCGCAGCGCAACAACAAGGACAGAATGGCCGAGCTTCAAAGGGCTCAGAGTAACCTGAAGGTCCAGCAGGAGGAG GTTTCCCGTCTTAAGAAGGAGCTGCTGACGTGCAGCGAGGAGCGAGACAGCGCTCAGCTGGAGCGTGATCTCCTGAACAACCGGCTGAAACACTTGGAGAACGAGCTGGAATCCGAGAGGAACTCCCACTCGGACCGCAGCCGGGAGGTTCGGGGCCTGGAG GATAAAATCAAGACGCTCGAGATCGAGTTGGACGAGGAGAAGAGCGGCGTGGAGCTGCTGAATGATCGCATATCCAGAAGCAGAGATCAG GTGGACCAGCTTCGCTCGGAGCTGATGCAGGAGCGCTCCGAGAGACATGACCTGGAAATGGACAAGAGCGCTCTGGAGAGACAG TTGAAGGAGCTGAAGTCCCGCCTGGCTGACATGGAGGGACAGACCCGACCCACAGCTGGAATCACCCTGCTGGAAAACAAGAtccaggagctggaggagagaCTCCGCAGCGAAGAAAG GGAGAAGACGAGTATCCAGGCGTCCCAGAGACGAACCGAGAGAAAACTGAAGGAGCTAAACGCCACATTAGACCAGGAGAGGAGCCAGCATATTGAGCAGAAGGATCAG CTGACCCTCCGCGTTAAGGCCCTGAAGCGGCAGCTGGACGAGAGCGAAGGGGAGGTGGAGCGCTTGGAGGGAGTCCGCCGCAAGGTCCTCAGAgacctggaggagcagcaggagctccAGGAGGCCCTGCAGGCCAAAGTCTCAGCGCTGGAGAATGACGTGAA GCGCAAGTCGCAGCAAACTCATCGCACCGCTCTGAGCACGGCCGCGTTCAGCTCCGATGAGGAGGACGGCTTCTACGACGGCGGGAAAATCCCTCCATCCTGA